DNA from Halobaculum sp. XH14:
CCGTGTCCGCGGTTCGTGGCGGTTCGGGCCCGGCCGTCCACCGGTGGTCATCGGACGTGAGCGTCACGTTCACCGAACGTCCGGACGGACCGGCCGTCGGTGCTCGTTCCACTCTCGACGGCTCCGCGATTCCGCCGGTCGTGAGGTGGTCCTCGACGCGCTCCAGCGTCGGCCCCGCGAGGTCGCGGTCGCCGTTCGGGACCGAGTCAGCGAGCACCAGCGCGTAGGCCGTCAGGCCGAACACGATGGCGAGTACGGCGGCCAGCGTCACCGTCGGCTCGGCCTGAGCCCTACCGGACGAGCACGAGCGTCGCATCCTCACCTCCCCAAGCGACGCGTCGAACGATCAGTCGCTTGGCTCCCCGCCAGCCCGGCGGGTCCGTCCGCTCCCCGTCGAGCGCCCGCTCGAACGAGGCCCGGTCGGCGAACACCGCGCTCGGCTCGGACCCGGTGGCGACGGCAGCCAGCGCGCTTCCGGGTGGAGTCGGGACGACCGGACCGAACGCGAACCCTGCGTGGGCGACGCCGGCGTCCGACCGGAGCGTGAGGCCGGTGGACTCGACCATGACCGCGTCCGCGGCGAGCCGGTACTCGACGCTCGCGGGCGGGTCGTGTGCGGCGACCGAATCCACGGCGTTGGCCGCGGCGGTCGCGTCCGGCGGCGGTGCCGTCGGAAGACCGAAGGCCGTGCCGAGGACCGTCGTGGCCACGGCCGCGGTGCCGAGCCAGGCGTACCAGGCGTCCAGCGGGACGTCGAACATGGGGGTGCTGGCCGCGCTTTCGGTGATAAAGTTACAGCAGGAGGCCGGCACCGACGACGCCCGCGAGAAACGAGCCAACGGCCGTCAGCAGCGCGATCCCCGTCCGGTACGCGACGAGCCACCCGTCGAGTCCTCGCTCCAGCCCCGTGGCGAGCGACGTGAGGATGACGGCCAGCAGGAGCACGTACCAGCCGACCGCGGTCCCGACGAGATCCGGAGGTAGCATCGTGCCCGCTTGCCCCGCCGTGAGTCGAGCGTCAGCCTCCGCCAGGCGACGGGCGAGTGCCACGGTCGCACCGCCGACGAGCGGACCGAACAGCGCGGCGGTGTGTGAGAGCGTCCGCGTGACCGTGGCCAGCGCCCGCCGCCCCGTCCGTTCGTGTTCGAGGAGTTCGTCGAGCCTGTCCGCGTAGGTGCGGAGCGCATCCCCGGCCGGCCTCCCCTCGCGGGCCGCAGCGACCAGAAGCGCGACCGCGCCGCGCGAGCGGGTTCCGCCCCGAGTCGCCATCGGACCGTGCGTTCCCAGAAACGCCCTCCCGAGCCGGACGCCGAGCAGTTCACGACGGCGTGCCGCCCCCTCGAACGCCTCGCTCACGGGTCCCGACGTTATCGCTCCGGCGCGTTCCACCGCGTTCTCCACCGCAGTGCCCTCGCTGACGGCCCTCCCGACGACCGAGAGCGCGTCGGAGAGGCCGCGTTCGAGTTCACGGACCCGTCGCCGTTCCCGCACGATCGGTCGGGAGACGACGACCAGCACGGCACCGGACCCGGCCCCCACCGCGGCGATGTGACCGGCCCACCCACCGACCAGGGTCGTTCCGACGACCCATCCGACGCCGACCCCGCCGAACCCTGCGGCGACGCCGAGAACGATCCGTCGTCGCCGTTTCGCACCCGACGGGCTCACCGTCGGAGGCGGGAACGCGACGGGGCGCGCGGCCAGCAGCTTCACGCCCGCGACGGCGACGGAGCCGGGAAGCAGCACGTCGTAGCCGAGCACGAACACGGCTGGCGTGATCGGGATCCCGGCAGCCGTCGCCGCCGGGAGCGTCCCGACGAGCGCGAGCGGCAGGAGGACGCCGAACGCGTAGAGGCCGGTCACGGGCCCGTGGAGTTCGTTCGCGAACGCCTGGACGCGCTCGGAGAGCGCCCTGTCGACGGTGTCGACCGCGCGGTCGAGGACCCGGTCGCGGCGATCCGGATCGGCCTCGGCCGCGGCTTCCAGGTTCGAAACCGCCCGTGCCAGCGCGGGGAACCACGGTTCCCACTCCCGGCCGAACCCCTGGAGTCCCGTCCGCGGCGTCCCGACGCTGCGTCCGACCCAGTCTCGGAGGCTCCTCGCGAGCAGCCCGTCCCCGGTCCGCGCCGTGAACCGCGCGGCGCGCTCGGGAACCGGCGTCAACCGAAGCTGCAACGCCAGCAGTCCCACCAGTTCGACCGCGTCGCCGAGCGCGCGGGTCCGTCTGAACGTGGCGAGCACCCGCGGCAGCCTCGGGACGGCAGAGACGAGTCCGAGTCCGCACGCCGCCCCGAGCAGGACGGCCGGGAGGACGCCGCCGATCAGGGTGGCGGCTCCCGCCACCCCGAGGCCAGCCCCGGTCGAAAGCACGTAGCCGGCTTCGAGGACCTGTTCCGCGTCGCGGTCGACGCCAAGGAGCCCGAGCGACTGCCGAAACTCTCGTCCCGGGCGGACGGAAATCGGCCACAGGCCCGCGAGTTCGCTCAGCATTTCGACGGGCTGGCGGCCTCGGATCGCTCCGTCGTCCCCGATCGGACGGTCGCGCTCGAGGCGATTCGACCGTCCGCCACGAGGTCGGAGACGACGTCCGCCCGCGAGTCGACCGCCGCCAGAACGTCACCGTACGACTCCGCGGGCGCGGCGATCGAGTTCACCGCGCGGCTCCCTCCCCGGTCGATGATGCCGGTGGGGGTCGAGCCACTGCCGTCCCGTTCGAACAGCGGGACGAACCTCGTTCCGTCGGTCGTGCGACGGAGTTCCTCGATCGCGTTCAGTCGCCTGTCCGGGCCGAGCGAGACGACCAGATCCGTCGCGGCGAACGACGATTCGGGGACCCCCAGGTCGGAGACGACGCGTTCGCGGACCGCGGCCCCGTCGGAGCCGTGAATGGTTCCAAGCACCGCGTCGGCCGCCGCGCCGACGCGCATGGCCTCGTACAGCGCCGTCGCCTCCGTCCCGCGAACCTCGCCCACGACGAGTGCGCCATCGCCGAGGCGGAGCGCGCTCCTGACGGCTTCCGTCGGTGTGAGCGCGGCGTCGGCGTCGGTCCCGACGCGGAGCGCTTGCACGTCGCGATCGGCGTCCCGGAGCGACGCGACGGGGAGTTCCGGTGTGTCCTCCACGAGAACCGTCCGGACGGCCGCCGGAAGCTCCCAGAGCAACGCGCCGAGCAGCGTGGTCTTGCCAGCACCTCTCGGTCCCGCAATCAGTCCCGTGACGCCGCGTTCGACCGCCAGCGAGAGGAACCCGGCCGCCCGAGGCGGAAGCGACCCGGCCGCGACGAGTCGCGCGAGCGTCCAGGACTCGTCGTCCTGCCGGCGGAAGGCGAACGCCGGTCCGTCGCTGGCCGGGTCGGTGACGCCGGCGACGCGGACGCCGGCGAGCGACGCGTCCACGATCGGCGAGGCGCGCGAGAACGCCCGGCCGCCGGCGGCGCGGACCCGCGAGGCGAACGCCGCGACGTCCTCGCGGGAGAATCGGACGTTCGTGCGGACTGGATCGCCGTCCACGACGGCCCGAACTGGCGTCTTCGCCGCGGGGGCGGTCAGGAAGGCGTCCGAGAGTCGCGGGTCGGCGAACAGATCGTCGAGTAACCCGTTTCCCCGCGTGTGCTTCTCGAGGATCGCGGCGAGCAGCTCGACCGGATCGTCCTCGCCCGCGACCCGCCGCACCGCGCGTCCCGCCGCCCGCTCGCCGCCGCGGACGGTCCCGTCCGCGAGGGCGGTCGCCGCGGCGGCGAGCGTATCGAACGCCCCGGGATCGAGCGTCTCGCTCGGTGGCGTGAGCCGGTACTCGTCGCGCGGCCCGTCGGTCTCGTACCGTCTGACCACGGCCCCAGTGTCGAGTTCGTGCGCGTTCAGGAGTACCGCATCGTCCGGGGGGCCGGCAGTGGTCCGCCCCCGTGCGACGGCCGGGGCCACCGTCGGCGCGAGGACTTCGTCGTACTCGGCCACGCCCTCCGCACACGCGGCGAGGCCGGTTTCGGCAGCGACCCTGGCGACCGGCCCGGCGCGTCCGGTCGCAGTTCGTGCGGCGGCGAGCGGGTCCGTCCGGGCGCGAACGGCGAGCTCCGCGTCGTGGTGGGCGACCCGTTCGACGAACCGGCCGGCGGCGACCAGGAACGCCGACGCTCGGCCGTCGTACGTCCGTTCGATTCCCCCGGCGGTCGTCCGGACCGGTTTCGCGTCACGTTCCGAGAGCGCGTCGACGACCGTGGCCCGACAGCCCGGGGACCCGGCCAGAACGCCGTCCTCGGGACAGTCGTCGCTGTCGACGTCGAGGCTCACTCGAGCGTCGCTCGAACCGGCCGGGGTCCGGACGGACGGTCGACACTGGCAGGTCCGTGCGTCGCCCGGTCGGAGTCGGTCGAGGAGTCGCATGCGGCCGTTGGTTCCGTTCCGGTATTTGAACTCTCGGGGGTCGTCGCCGCGACGACCGGGACGCCCTCAAGCCTCGTGAACCGCAGTTCGACGCGGTGGGCACCGGCTTCGACGAACCGGATCGGACCGTCCGGGAGCCGGAGACCGGCATCGAGCCACCGCGTCACTACCGAGCCGCTTCCGACGCCGTACCTGAGCGCAGTCCGGCCGTCCGCGAGCGTGCAGAGTTCGACGAAGCGAACCGGGGCCGCCGTGAGCGATGCACGCGGCAGCGAGAGCTCCACGACCTCGCGTCCGCCCGGGAGCGTCGCGCCGACGGGATCGGACTCGGATCGCAGCTCGGCGGCCGCGCGGTCGAGCCGTTCCCCGAACCGGTCGAGGGTGCTCGCGGTCCGCTCCGCGCCCGCCGCCTGTATCGGTGGGAGCGAGACGCCGAGGAGCGCGACGGCCAGGACCGTCGCGAGCACGTACCGGATCACAGCGCGTCCCTGAGCCGTGCCGCGATGCCGTCCGAACGCGTCGGCTCCGTACCCTCCTCCGGAGCGTCTTGGTCGGGACTCCGGGTCGGAGTTCGGGCCGAACCGTCGGCGTCGCCCCGGAGAGTCTCCTCGTGCGTCGGCGGACGGTCAGTCCGCCGAGGTTCCGCCTCGCAGTCGAGGGTGGAAGCGACCCGCTCCGCGGTCGCCAGCGCCGCGTCGGCGCGCCGCTCGACGTCCCTGTTCACGGCGCGGACGCCGCCGACGTACCCGCGGAGCGCCTGCGTCGCGGCCTCGATCTCGCCGACCCGTTCGTCCAGGTCGGCGAGCCCGTCCTCGACCGCAGTCACCCGGTCGGCGAGTCGTGCGCGTTCGGTGGCGGTGTCGGCCTGGAGCGGGTCGTCGCGCTCGCCGAGGGCGCGCTCGACCGCGGCGAGTCGAGCCGAGAGGGAGTCGCGGTCGACTCCCTCGCCGGCGGATGGACGTCGGTCGCTCCGCTTTGCCGCCTCGTCCGGTGGTTCGGTCACAGGGCGGGTGGTTCCCCTCTCGCATTTGAACTTGTGGGAAGATTCAAGCGGGCGGGCTGACTGGCTTGTGTCATGAAGACGGTCCTCATCGGGGTCGGACAGGCCGGCGGGAAGGTGGCGTCGGCGCTCGTCGACTTCGACCACGAAATGGGGTTCGACTCTGTGATCGGCGCACTGGGCGTCAACACGGCGAAGGCGGACCTCCAGTCCCTCCAGTTCGACACCGTGCTCATCGGGCAAGACCGCGTCCGCGGGCACGGCGTCGGCGGCGACAACGAGCTCGGTGCCGAAGTGATGCAGAGCGACGTGCGCGAGGTCATGGGCGAACTGGACGGCCGCATCACGGCGGAGGCCGAGGCGATCATGGTCGTCGCCGGCCTCGGCGGCGGAACCGGGTCGGGCGGCGCGCCCGTCCTCACGAAGCGACTGAAGCGGGTGTACGACGTGCCGGTGTACGGGCTCGGCGTCCTACCGGGACGTGGCGAGGGCGCGATGTACCAGGTGAACGCCGGGCGGTCGCTCAAGACGCTCGCTCGCGAGGCCGACTCGGTGCTGCTCATCGACAACGACGCCTGGCACAGCTCCGGCGAGAGCATGGAGGAGGGGTTCGACTCCATCAACGCGAACATCGCTCGCCGGGTCGGCCTGCTGCTCGCGGCCGGCGAGGCGGTCGAGGGGGTCGGCGAGAGCGTCGTCGACACCAGCGAGGTGATCAACACGCTCCGCTCGGGTGGCATCTCGGCGCTCGGCTACGCGAGCGCCGAGGCGAGCGAGAGCGCGGACGAGAACATCAACGTCGTGACGAGCGTGACGCGGAACGCGCTCCTCACCGGGACGAGCCTCCCGAACGCGGTCGACGCCGATTCGGCGCTGCTCGTGGTCGCCGGCAACCCCGAGCACATCTCACGGAAGGGCGTCGAACGCGCCCGAAAGTGGCTCGAGGAGGAGACCGGGAGCATGCAGGTCCGCGGCGGCGACTTCCCGCTCGAATCCGAACGGCTCGCGTCGCTGGTGCTGCTCGGCGGCGTCGAGCGGAGCGGGCGCGTCCAGGAGTTCATGGAGCGTGCCGCCGCGGCCGTCGAGGAGGCGGAAGCGCGGGAGGAAGAGGCGAACCCCGAGGAGAAGCTGTTCCAGAACGAGGACCTGGACAGCCTCATCTGAGCCGACGGTTTCGAGGGCACGTCCCGACTGACCGTGCTCCAGTTGGAACTGGGACCGGCCGAGGTGGACACCGATAAGTAGCGTCGCCGTCGACATCCACCGATGACTCGCGTCCCTGCCTGGCTCACCTTCCGGCGGTACGCAGCGTTCGTCACCGGCATGACGCTCACGCTCGTCATGCTCGGCATCTACACGGCCGCGTCCGGTTCCGGGCTCGCGTGCGCCCAGCAGTGGCCGCTGTGTGACGGCGGCGTCCTCCCCCGGACGATCCCCTCGTTCATCGAGTGGTTCCACCGGCTCTGGGCGATGATCACGGGGTTCCTCATCCTCGGCGTCGCCGCCTGGGCGTGGCGCGCCGGGCAGTCCCCGCGGACGAGGTGGGCCGCGACGGTCGCGACCGTGCTCACGCCGATGCAGGCCGTTCTCGGCGCCGTCACGGTGACGTTCAACGGCCGGCTTCCGGGCGGCTACTCCGCGCCGGTCCACGCGGCGCACTTTCTCGTCGGGTTCGCCATCTTCGTCGGCCTGGCCGACGCGACGCTGACGGCGTACGAGGGACGCTACCGCCGGAACAGGGTCGAGCGGACGCGGCTCGCCCTGGACGTCGCGCTCGGCGGCCTGCTCGCCGGCACCGTGCTCTCTCGGCTCCCGCCGCTGCTCGCGTACGATCCGTGGGCGCAGGCGCTGTTCTACGGAGTGTCGCTCGCGGCGTTCGGGGCGCTGCTGGGCGCGGTCAGGTGGCTCGGCGGTCGGGATGGTGGCGGACCGGGACGGGCGGGCCGGGGCCGGCTCCGATGGGCCGTCGGCGTCGCCGCGGGGCTCCTCTTCGTGGCGATGGTGCTCGGGCGTGACCTCGTCTTCTACACGGCGACCGTGGGGCTCGTGAACGCGGCCGTCGTCGTCGCGGCGCTCGCGCTCGTCGCCGGCGCACGGTGGCGGCTTCGGGACGACGGCGCGGCGTCCGATTCGACCGCCAGCGTCTCTGATTGACACGTCCGCCGGGGATCGACGGGACCACTACCGGGGACGCCGGTGACCGAAGCTGCCTTATATACTCCCGAACAATCAGTTCACGTCATGCAGAGACGAACTTACCTGAAGTCGACCGGAGCCGCGGCCGCGGGCCTCTCGATGGCCGGCTGTCTCGGGTTCGGCGGCGGCGGTTCCGAAACGGTCACGATCGGCTCCGACATCCCGTACCGACCGTTCGAGTACGAGACGACCGAGGGGGAGCTGACCGGCTTCGACGTCGACATCGCGGAGGCGATCTTCGTGGGCCAGCTCGACATGGAGTACGAGTTCATCCAGACCTCCTTCGACACGATCATCCCGTCGCTGAACAACGGGAACTTCCGCGTCGTCATGTCCGCGATGACGATCAACGACGAGCGGGCCGAACAGGTCGACTTCTCGGACCCGTACTTCACCGCCTACCAGACCATCGTCGTCCGGCAGGACTCCGACATCAGTTCGACCGAGGACATGCAGGGCGTCCGCGTGGGCGTCCAGCGCGGGACGACCGGCGAGGGCGCGGCCGTGGAGCTCCAGGAGGAACTGGACGGCGACCTCGAGATCAACCGCTACGACCAGATTCCCGACGCGTTCAGCGCGCTGTTGAACGGGCAGGTCGACGCCGTCATCAACGACAACACCGTCAGCGCGGAGTTCGTCAACGGCGAGGGCGAGGGCGAGGTTCGCTTCGTCGAGGGCGAGGGCGCGGCCGCGGAATCGGGCGAGAACGCCCCGCCGTACCTCACGCTCACCGTCGAGAACTACGGGATCGCCTTCCGGCAGGACGACGACGAGTTCCGCGAGGAGGTCAACGGCGCGCTCGCCGCGATCCGCGAGGACGGGACGTACGACGAGATCTACAGCGAGTACTTCGCCGGGTAACCGTCGATGGCGACCGACACCGAGCGCGCGGCCGAGCGGGACCGCGGCTTCCTCGAACAGCTGAACGACCGAACCTTCCGTCGGCTCGGCGTCGTCGGGACGACGGTGTTCGCGCTCGGCGTCGCGGCGTTCATCGGCTACATCCTGCTCGTGCGGGTCGACTACTCGCTCCTCGTCGAGATCATCTACCCGCAGTTCACGTTCGCGTTCCTCCGGGTGATCGGGCTCGTCGTGATCTCCAGCGTGCTCTCGGTCATCGCGGGGGTGCTGGTCGGGCTGGCCCGGGTGTCGCGGACGGGCGTGACGAGTTCGATCGCCAAGAGCTACATCGAGTTCTTCCGCGGGACGCCGCTGCTGTTCCAGCTGTTCGTCATCTACCTCGGCGTGCCACAGCTGTGGCCGCCCGGACAGTTCCCCGTCGACCAGTTCAACTACTACGCCGCGGTCATCGGCCTGACGCTGAACCACGCGGCCTACGTCGGCGAGGCGATCCGGGGCGGCATTGAGTCGATCCCCGACGGGCAGATGGAGGCCGCGCGCTCGCTCGGCATGTCGTACATCCAGTCGATGCGGGAGGTCGTCCTCCCGCAGGCGTGGCGAAACTCGCTGGCCGCCATCGGCAACGACCAGGTGATCCTCGTGAAGGACACCTCGCTGCTGACGGTTCTCGCCATCCCGGAACTGCTGAGCGCGTTTCGCCAGATCAACTCCGCGACGTTCGACGCGTGGACGCCCATCGTGCTCGTCGCGGTCGCGTACCTCATGATCACCATCCCGCTCGGGAAGGTGATCCGGACCCTGGAGGAGCGTGCCGATCCGGCAGCCGCCGGGGGTGATCACTGATGTCGCTGCTCGAGTTCGAGCAGGTGAACAAGTACTTCGGCGACGCGCACGTCCTGAAGGACATCGACCTCGAGGTGGACGAACGGGAGGTCGCCGTCGTCATCGGCCCCTCCGGCTCCGGGAAATCGACGCTGCTCCGGTGTACGAACCGCCTCGAGGAGATCCAGTCGGGCGAGATTCGGCTGGACGGCGTCCCGTTGACCGACCCGGACGCGGACATCAACCGCCTCCGGCAACGCATCGGGATGGTGTTCCAGTCGTTCAACCTGTTCCCGCACAAGACGGCCCTGGAGAACGTCGCGCTCGCGCCGATCAAGGTTCGGGGGCTCCGGGAGGGGGAGGCCCACGAACGGGCCAACCAGCTTCTCGAGCGCGTCGGGCTGGGGAACCAGACGGCGTCGTACCCGTCACAGCTCTCGGGCGGCCAGCAGCAGCGGGTCGCCATCGCCCGCGCGCTGGCGATGGACCCCGAGGTGATGCTGTTCGACGAGGTGACGAGCGCGCTCGACCCGGAACTCGTCGGCGAGGTGCTGGAGGTGATGCGGGATCTCGCGGACGAGGGCATGACGATGATGGTCGTCACCCACGAGATGGGCTTCGCCCGCGAGGTGGCCGACAGCATCACGCTGATGGCCGAGGGCGAGATCGTCGAGCGCACGCCGCCCGAGCAGTTCTTCGACGAGCCGACGACCGACCGCGGTCGGCAGTTCCTCTCGAAGCTGTTGTAGGCTGGCGCTGGGCCGAAAACCACTTTTCGAGCGTCCGAGTCGGCGAGTCAGAACGTCAATACCTCCACGCCGTCAGTCTCGTACTCCGTCATCGCCGCCAGCCTGTCCGGGACCTCCGAAAGCGACACTTCGCGCCCGACTAAACTGCCCGGGTCCAGATCCCCCGCGTCCAGCAGGCCGAGCAGTTCGTCGTACCGGGTCGGCGGCATGCCCCGCGAGCCGTGGAAGTCGACCTCCCAGCGCGTCATCTCGTCGGTCGGCAGCGACACCTCGCCCTTCTCGGCCTCGGTGGTCAGCCCCACCTGGACGTGACGGCCCCGCTGCCGGAGACAGCCGACCGAGTTGCGGCACGTCTCCGCGCGACCCA
Protein-coding regions in this window:
- a CDS encoding tubulin/FtsZ family protein, which codes for MKTVLIGVGQAGGKVASALVDFDHEMGFDSVIGALGVNTAKADLQSLQFDTVLIGQDRVRGHGVGGDNELGAEVMQSDVREVMGELDGRITAEAEAIMVVAGLGGGTGSGGAPVLTKRLKRVYDVPVYGLGVLPGRGEGAMYQVNAGRSLKTLAREADSVLLIDNDAWHSSGESMEEGFDSINANIARRVGLLLAAGEAVEGVGESVVDTSEVINTLRSGGISALGYASAEASESADENINVVTSVTRNALLTGTSLPNAVDADSALLVVAGNPEHISRKGVERARKWLEEETGSMQVRGGDFPLESERLASLVLLGGVERSGRVQEFMERAAAAVEEAEAREEEANPEEKLFQNEDLDSLI
- a CDS encoding amino acid ABC transporter ATP-binding protein produces the protein MSLLEFEQVNKYFGDAHVLKDIDLEVDEREVAVVIGPSGSGKSTLLRCTNRLEEIQSGEIRLDGVPLTDPDADINRLRQRIGMVFQSFNLFPHKTALENVALAPIKVRGLREGEAHERANQLLERVGLGNQTASYPSQLSGGQQQRVAIARALAMDPEVMLFDEVTSALDPELVGEVLEVMRDLADEGMTMMVVTHEMGFAREVADSITLMAEGEIVERTPPEQFFDEPTTDRGRQFLSKLL
- a CDS encoding type II secretion system protein translates to MLSELAGLWPISVRPGREFRQSLGLLGVDRDAEQVLEAGYVLSTGAGLGVAGAATLIGGVLPAVLLGAACGLGLVSAVPRLPRVLATFRRTRALGDAVELVGLLALQLRLTPVPERAARFTARTGDGLLARSLRDWVGRSVGTPRTGLQGFGREWEPWFPALARAVSNLEAAAEADPDRRDRVLDRAVDTVDRALSERVQAFANELHGPVTGLYAFGVLLPLALVGTLPAATAAGIPITPAVFVLGYDVLLPGSVAVAGVKLLAARPVAFPPPTVSPSGAKRRRRIVLGVAAGFGGVGVGWVVGTTLVGGWAGHIAAVGAGSGAVLVVVSRPIVRERRRVRELERGLSDALSVVGRAVSEGTAVENAVERAGAITSGPVSEAFEGAARRRELLGVRLGRAFLGTHGPMATRGGTRSRGAVALLVAAAREGRPAGDALRTYADRLDELLEHERTGRRALATVTRTLSHTAALFGPLVGGATVALARRLAEADARLTAGQAGTMLPPDLVGTAVGWYVLLLAVILTSLATGLERGLDGWLVAYRTGIALLTAVGSFLAGVVGAGLLL
- a CDS encoding DUF7310 family coiled-coil domain-containing protein, whose product is MTEPPDEAAKRSDRRPSAGEGVDRDSLSARLAAVERALGERDDPLQADTATERARLADRVTAVEDGLADLDERVGEIEAATQALRGYVGGVRAVNRDVERRADAALATAERVASTLDCEAEPRRTDRPPTHEETLRGDADGSARTPTRSPDQDAPEEGTEPTRSDGIAARLRDAL
- a CDS encoding DUF7285 family protein, which encodes MRRSCSSGRAQAEPTVTLAAVLAIVFGLTAYALVLADSVPNGDRDLAGPTLERVEDHLTTGGIAEPSRVERAPTAGPSGRSVNVTLTSDDHRWTAGPEPPRTADTDSTSVGVRLRPGTVRSATLQVGVWP
- a CDS encoding basic amino acid ABC transporter substrate-binding protein — its product is MQRRTYLKSTGAAAAGLSMAGCLGFGGGGSETVTIGSDIPYRPFEYETTEGELTGFDVDIAEAIFVGQLDMEYEFIQTSFDTIIPSLNNGNFRVVMSAMTINDERAEQVDFSDPYFTAYQTIVVRQDSDISSTEDMQGVRVGVQRGTTGEGAAVELQEELDGDLEINRYDQIPDAFSALLNGQVDAVINDNTVSAEFVNGEGEGEVRFVEGEGAAAESGENAPPYLTLTVENYGIAFRQDDDEFREEVNGALAAIREDGTYDEIYSEYFAG
- a CDS encoding amino acid ABC transporter permease codes for the protein MATDTERAAERDRGFLEQLNDRTFRRLGVVGTTVFALGVAAFIGYILLVRVDYSLLVEIIYPQFTFAFLRVIGLVVISSVLSVIAGVLVGLARVSRTGVTSSIAKSYIEFFRGTPLLFQLFVIYLGVPQLWPPGQFPVDQFNYYAAVIGLTLNHAAYVGEAIRGGIESIPDGQMEAARSLGMSYIQSMREVVLPQAWRNSLAAIGNDQVILVKDTSLLTVLAIPELLSAFRQINSATFDAWTPIVLVAVAYLMITIPLGKVIRTLEERADPAAAGGDH
- a CDS encoding DUF7311 family protein, with translation MIRYVLATVLAVALLGVSLPPIQAAGAERTASTLDRFGERLDRAAAELRSESDPVGATLPGGREVVELSLPRASLTAAPVRFVELCTLADGRTALRYGVGSGSVVTRWLDAGLRLPDGPIRFVEAGAHRVELRFTRLEGVPVVAATTPESSNTGTEPTAACDSSTDSDRATHGPASVDRPSGPRPVRATLE
- a CDS encoding COX15/CtaA family protein, with the translated sequence MTRVPAWLTFRRYAAFVTGMTLTLVMLGIYTAASGSGLACAQQWPLCDGGVLPRTIPSFIEWFHRLWAMITGFLILGVAAWAWRAGQSPRTRWAATVATVLTPMQAVLGAVTVTFNGRLPGGYSAPVHAAHFLVGFAIFVGLADATLTAYEGRYRRNRVERTRLALDVALGGLLAGTVLSRLPPLLAYDPWAQALFYGVSLAAFGALLGAVRWLGGRDGGGPGRAGRGRLRWAVGVAAGLLFVAMVLGRDLVFYTATVGLVNAAVVVAALALVAGARWRLRDDGAASDSTASVSD
- a CDS encoding DUF7283 family protein; this translates as MFDVPLDAWYAWLGTAAVATTVLGTAFGLPTAPPPDATAAANAVDSVAAHDPPASVEYRLAADAVMVESTGLTLRSDAGVAHAGFAFGPVVPTPPGSALAAVATGSEPSAVFADRASFERALDGERTDPPGWRGAKRLIVRRVAWGGEDATLVLVR
- a CDS encoding ATPase, T2SS/T4P/T4SS family, with product MSLDVDSDDCPEDGVLAGSPGCRATVVDALSERDAKPVRTTAGGIERTYDGRASAFLVAAGRFVERVAHHDAELAVRARTDPLAAARTATGRAGPVARVAAETGLAACAEGVAEYDEVLAPTVAPAVARGRTTAGPPDDAVLLNAHELDTGAVVRRYETDGPRDEYRLTPPSETLDPGAFDTLAAAATALADGTVRGGERAAGRAVRRVAGEDDPVELLAAILEKHTRGNGLLDDLFADPRLSDAFLTAPAAKTPVRAVVDGDPVRTNVRFSREDVAAFASRVRAAGGRAFSRASPIVDASLAGVRVAGVTDPASDGPAFAFRRQDDESWTLARLVAAGSLPPRAAGFLSLAVERGVTGLIAGPRGAGKTTLLGALLWELPAAVRTVLVEDTPELPVASLRDADRDVQALRVGTDADAALTPTEAVRSALRLGDGALVVGEVRGTEATALYEAMRVGAAADAVLGTIHGSDGAAVRERVVSDLGVPESSFAATDLVVSLGPDRRLNAIEELRRTTDGTRFVPLFERDGSGSTPTGIIDRGGSRAVNSIAAPAESYGDVLAAVDSRADVVSDLVADGRIASSATVRSGTTERSEAASPSKC